The following are encoded together in the Kribbella sp. CA-293567 genome:
- a CDS encoding alpha/beta fold hydrolase has product MQAERSGVVTPDGVRLEVETTGSPDAPVTVVLAHGWTCSTRSWHHQLAGLPRVLGADSVRVVAYDHRGHGRSAAAPEGSTRIEQLADDLAFVLDEVVGEGPVVYAGHSMGGMTLMALADQRPDLIGSRIKAAALVATSSGQLTSRAFGLPARLDGTAAVLAPRAINLAGQRMERRAARLAEEAAPVGRAAGLRAAAAVPAAWVRRPALRQLVFGKNADPAEVDILMADLQRLPGRSFGGFFEAITRHDLAHALAVLDGIPVEIMHGTRDRLIPPRHGNRMAQLVPSARLWMYPGAGHMLMQERPRDVTQRLASLVRKVRA; this is encoded by the coding sequence ATGCAGGCTGAACGATCCGGTGTGGTCACCCCGGACGGAGTGCGGCTCGAGGTCGAGACGACAGGTTCGCCCGACGCGCCGGTCACAGTGGTGCTCGCGCACGGCTGGACCTGCTCGACGCGCAGTTGGCATCACCAGTTGGCTGGCCTGCCGCGGGTACTGGGCGCCGATTCGGTGCGAGTGGTGGCGTACGACCATCGTGGGCATGGTCGTTCGGCGGCGGCGCCGGAAGGATCTACGCGGATCGAGCAACTGGCGGACGATCTGGCGTTCGTGCTCGACGAGGTGGTCGGAGAAGGGCCGGTGGTCTACGCCGGGCACTCCATGGGCGGGATGACGCTGATGGCGCTGGCCGACCAGCGGCCGGACCTGATCGGGTCGCGGATCAAGGCCGCGGCGCTGGTCGCGACGTCGTCGGGGCAGCTCACCTCGCGCGCCTTCGGTCTGCCGGCCCGGCTGGACGGGACCGCGGCGGTGCTCGCGCCGCGCGCGATCAACCTCGCAGGGCAGCGAATGGAGCGCCGAGCGGCTCGCTTGGCCGAGGAAGCGGCGCCGGTCGGCCGAGCGGCAGGACTGCGCGCGGCGGCCGCAGTACCGGCTGCTTGGGTACGGCGACCGGCCCTACGGCAGTTGGTGTTCGGCAAGAACGCGGATCCGGCCGAGGTGGACATCCTGATGGCGGATCTGCAGCGGTTGCCCGGACGGTCCTTCGGTGGCTTCTTCGAGGCGATCACGCGGCACGACCTGGCGCACGCGCTGGCGGTGCTGGACGGGATCCCGGTCGAGATCATGCACGGCACCCGGGATCGGCTGATCCCGCCGCGGCACGGCAACCGGATGGCGCAACTCGTACCGTCTGCCCGGCTGTGGATGTATCCGGGGGCCGGGCACATGCTGATGCAGGAGCGGCCGCGGGACGTGACGCAGCGGCTGGCCTCGCTGGTGCGCAAGGTCCGCGCCTGA
- a CDS encoding sulfite oxidase, translating to MSVEQFSVKARLADTGEGITGDELQLAARNHGIPLEALRYELTPPGLHYVLVHYDIPATNAATWRLTVDGCVEQPLSFGLTELRAMARRTIRVTLECAGNGRAALQPRPISQPWLMEAVGTAEWTGVPLAELLRSAGIGKDAIDVVFTGADHGFERGVEQDFQRGLSLADALDSGAIVAWEMNGAPLPPQHGYPLRLIVPGWYGMASVKWLRSIELIDHEFTGYQNAVAYRLRHQADEVGVAVTRIEPRALLIPPGHPDFQSRHRFVDAGPVVLQGRAWSGWAPIERVEVSVDAGVSWHDAKLEADSNDLAWRGFSFDWDAVPGEHVLTVRAHDRSGRVQPVEAPWNRGGFANNSAQRITVLVR from the coding sequence ATGTCGGTTGAGCAGTTCAGCGTCAAGGCGAGGTTGGCGGACACAGGCGAGGGAATCACCGGGGACGAGCTGCAGCTGGCGGCTCGCAACCACGGGATTCCGCTGGAGGCGCTGCGGTACGAGCTGACGCCGCCCGGACTGCACTACGTGCTGGTGCACTACGACATCCCGGCGACCAACGCCGCGACCTGGCGACTGACCGTCGATGGTTGCGTCGAGCAACCGTTGTCGTTCGGGCTGACCGAGCTGCGGGCGATGGCCCGGCGGACGATCCGGGTCACCCTGGAGTGCGCGGGCAACGGCCGGGCCGCACTGCAGCCGCGGCCGATCAGTCAGCCGTGGTTGATGGAGGCGGTCGGCACCGCGGAGTGGACCGGCGTACCGCTGGCGGAGCTGCTCCGGTCGGCCGGGATCGGCAAGGACGCGATCGACGTGGTCTTCACCGGCGCGGACCACGGGTTCGAGCGAGGTGTCGAGCAGGACTTCCAGCGTGGGCTCTCGCTCGCCGACGCCCTCGACTCCGGGGCGATCGTGGCCTGGGAGATGAACGGCGCTCCGCTCCCGCCGCAGCACGGCTATCCGCTGCGGCTGATCGTGCCGGGGTGGTACGGGATGGCCAGCGTGAAGTGGCTGCGCTCGATCGAGCTGATCGACCACGAGTTCACCGGCTACCAGAACGCCGTCGCGTACCGGCTCCGCCACCAGGCCGACGAGGTCGGCGTCGCGGTCACCCGGATCGAGCCGCGCGCCCTGCTGATCCCGCCCGGGCACCCCGACTTCCAGAGCCGGCACCGGTTCGTGGACGCCGGGCCGGTCGTCCTGCAGGGCCGGGCCTGGTCCGGCTGGGCACCGATCGAGCGGGTCGAGGTCAGCGTCGACGCCGGAGTCAGCTGGCACGACGCCAAACTGGAGGCCGACAGCAATGACCTGGCCTGGCGCGGATTCTCGTTCGACTGGGACGCCGTACCGGGCGAGCACGTGCTGACCGTCCGCGCCCACGACCGCAGCGGCCGGGTGCAGCCCGTCGAGGCCCCCTGGAACCGCGGCGGCTTCGCCAACAACTCGGCGCAGCGGATCACCGTTCTGGTCCGCTGA
- a CDS encoding glycosyl hydrolase family 18 protein produces MKLRSRVAVAALALATGATGLIATFAPAPPADAAPTAAAAPAAANAAAALPAGFKSVGYMPSWSGSVNSIQYSKLTHINYSFALPNANGSLQGIPDPGKLSQLVSLGHQNGVKVSLAIGGWNDGNDSNFEALAANAGSRTTFVNAVMGAINQYNLDGVDIDWEYPDPGTSGNNYTALMQQLSNTLRANGKLLTAAVVSEGGTANGVQPAVFGYVDWLNIMAYDGGSPHANYDWSIAAANFWKNRGLPKAKTVLGVPFYSRPGYLTYAQIVAMNPNNANVDCINSGGQQCYNGIPTIKRKTQWAVANAGGIMNWELSQDTTGSTSLVSAIFDAAGGTTVPPTGRTGAIKGIGGKCVDVAGGNSANGTAVQLWTCNSSTAQTWTVGSDGTVRALGKCLDVNAAGTANGSLVQLYDCNGTGAQSWQPQSNGNLRNPASGKCLDATGQSSADGTRLQIWTCGTSANQLWTLPA; encoded by the coding sequence ATGAAGCTCCGAAGTCGAGTGGCCGTCGCGGCCCTCGCATTGGCCACCGGCGCCACCGGCCTGATCGCGACCTTCGCGCCTGCGCCGCCCGCCGACGCGGCCCCGACCGCCGCAGCCGCCCCCGCGGCGGCCAATGCCGCCGCCGCGCTGCCCGCGGGCTTCAAGAGCGTCGGCTACATGCCGTCGTGGTCCGGCAGCGTCAACTCGATCCAATACAGCAAGCTGACGCACATCAACTACTCCTTCGCGCTGCCGAACGCGAACGGCAGCCTGCAGGGCATCCCGGACCCGGGCAAGCTGAGCCAGCTGGTCAGCCTCGGCCACCAGAACGGCGTCAAGGTCTCGCTGGCCATCGGTGGCTGGAACGACGGCAACGACTCGAACTTCGAGGCGCTCGCCGCCAACGCCGGCTCCCGGACCACCTTCGTGAACGCCGTGATGGGCGCGATCAACCAGTACAACCTGGACGGCGTCGACATCGACTGGGAGTACCCGGACCCGGGCACCTCCGGCAACAACTACACCGCGCTGATGCAGCAGCTGAGCAACACGCTGCGAGCCAACGGCAAGCTGCTCACCGCCGCGGTGGTCTCCGAGGGTGGCACCGCGAACGGCGTCCAGCCGGCCGTCTTCGGCTACGTCGACTGGCTGAACATCATGGCGTACGACGGCGGCAGCCCGCACGCCAACTACGACTGGTCCATCGCGGCGGCGAACTTCTGGAAGAACCGCGGTCTGCCGAAGGCCAAGACCGTCCTCGGTGTCCCGTTCTACAGCCGTCCGGGCTACCTGACCTACGCGCAGATCGTCGCGATGAACCCGAACAACGCGAACGTCGACTGCATCAACAGCGGCGGTCAGCAGTGCTACAACGGCATCCCGACCATCAAGCGCAAGACCCAGTGGGCCGTGGCCAACGCGGGCGGCATCATGAACTGGGAGCTGTCCCAGGACACCACCGGCAGCACCTCGCTGGTGAGCGCGATCTTCGACGCGGCGGGTGGCACCACCGTCCCGCCGACCGGTAGGACCGGAGCGATCAAGGGCATCGGCGGCAAGTGCGTCGACGTGGCCGGCGGCAACAGCGCCAACGGCACCGCGGTCCAGCTGTGGACCTGCAACAGCAGCACCGCGCAGACCTGGACGGTCGGCAGCGACGGTACCGTGCGGGCGTTGGGCAAGTGCCTCGACGTCAACGCCGCCGGTACGGCGAACGGCTCGCTCGTCCAGCTCTACGACTGCAACGGCACCGGCGCCCAGTCGTGGCAGCCGCAGTCGAACGGCAACCTGCGCAACCCGGCGTCCGGCAAGTGCCTGGATGCCACCGGCCAGAGCTCGGCCGACGGCACCCGGCTGCAGATCTGGACCTGTGGCACCAGCGCCAACCAGCTCTGGACCCTGCCGGCCTGA
- a CDS encoding fibronectin type III domain-containing protein translates to MKKAVLVLVTAAAVAGAALIPSSRPVVASTSASTTPPGFGSALSAVKQPAWQTNASVNALAVAGNTVYAGGLFSRIRQPGKPAGQGDAARSYVAAFNRSTGAPTRFAPKLNGAVWSIATSPDGKWVVIGGDFTMVDGIKRNRLAMFSVATGKLVAGWDPSVATRVKAVAISGNSVYFGGSFGRVDNKERNYLAAVALTTGVLLPWNPNADAEVYAIDLNDQGTRVFVGGAFSELGNTDHYALAMVNTTDGTALAMPAAAAIPQPSFDCTSQVRDIDTLGGKVFVANAGDGLGCYDGVLAADSTTGKLLWQNKCLGATEAIQAIGNWLYKGSHAHDCSKDGGFKDGSGTHHLLVESAINGRLGPWHPNTDSGGTTEVGPLAFASGGNDLWVGGDFLRVNGAIQQGLGRFTNTPGGAQPALPAAPKASSTRVGMAAISFPTVVDADNIALTYTLFRGTTKLASWKLSSYSWVKPTVTTFTDSAVQSGKTFSYRVQVSDGRNVKSGAATPVKIR, encoded by the coding sequence ATGAAGAAGGCAGTACTGGTACTCGTCACCGCCGCGGCCGTGGCCGGCGCGGCGCTGATCCCATCGAGCCGTCCAGTGGTGGCCTCGACCTCAGCCTCGACCACGCCTCCGGGCTTCGGCTCGGCGCTGTCCGCGGTCAAACAGCCGGCCTGGCAGACCAATGCCAGCGTCAACGCGCTCGCGGTGGCGGGCAACACCGTGTACGCCGGCGGCCTCTTCAGCAGGATCCGCCAGCCGGGCAAGCCCGCCGGGCAGGGTGACGCGGCGCGCAGCTATGTCGCCGCCTTCAACCGCTCCACCGGCGCGCCGACGCGGTTCGCGCCGAAGCTCAACGGGGCCGTCTGGTCGATCGCGACCAGCCCTGACGGCAAGTGGGTCGTGATCGGCGGTGACTTCACCATGGTCGACGGGATCAAGCGCAACCGCCTCGCCATGTTCAGCGTGGCCACCGGCAAGCTGGTGGCCGGCTGGGACCCCTCGGTCGCGACCCGGGTCAAGGCGGTCGCCATCTCCGGCAACAGTGTCTACTTCGGCGGCTCCTTCGGCCGGGTGGACAACAAGGAACGCAACTATCTGGCCGCCGTCGCGCTGACCACCGGTGTCCTGCTGCCGTGGAACCCGAACGCGGACGCCGAGGTGTACGCCATCGACCTGAACGACCAGGGCACCCGGGTCTTCGTCGGCGGCGCCTTCAGCGAGCTCGGGAACACCGACCACTACGCACTCGCGATGGTGAACACCACGGACGGCACCGCGCTCGCGATGCCCGCCGCCGCGGCGATCCCGCAGCCGTCGTTCGACTGCACCAGCCAGGTCAGGGACATCGACACCCTGGGCGGCAAGGTCTTCGTCGCCAACGCGGGCGACGGCCTCGGCTGCTACGACGGCGTACTGGCTGCCGACTCGACCACCGGCAAGCTGCTCTGGCAGAACAAGTGCCTCGGCGCGACCGAGGCGATCCAGGCCATCGGCAACTGGCTCTACAAGGGTTCGCACGCGCACGACTGCAGCAAGGACGGCGGCTTCAAGGACGGCAGCGGAACCCACCACCTGCTGGTCGAGAGCGCGATCAACGGCCGCCTCGGCCCGTGGCACCCGAACACGGACTCGGGCGGTACGACGGAGGTCGGCCCGCTGGCGTTCGCGTCGGGCGGCAACGACCTGTGGGTCGGTGGCGACTTCCTCCGGGTCAACGGCGCGATCCAGCAGGGCCTCGGCCGCTTCACCAACACCCCGGGCGGCGCCCAGCCGGCCCTCCCGGCCGCGCCGAAGGCGTCCAGCACCCGGGTCGGCATGGCCGCGATCAGCTTCCCGACCGTGGTCGACGCGGACAACATCGCCCTGACCTACACCCTGTTCCGCGGCACCACCAAGCTCGCGAGCTGGAAGCTCAGCTCCTACTCCTGGGTGAAGCCGACCGTCACCACCTTCACCGACAGCGCGGTGCAGAGCGGCAAGACCTTCAGCTACCGCGTCCAGGTCAGCGACGGCCGCAACGTCAAGAGCGGTGCCGCGACCCCGGTGAAGATTCGCTGA
- a CDS encoding EamA family transporter translates to MRTVRMPPTAMVLGGVVSVQFGGALAARLIEDLGAAGTVALRLALAVPILLLVARPNLRNRSKGDLLAVVAFGTVLGLMNLSFYLSLERLPLGVAVTIEFIGPLGLAAALSRKRRDLIAVAGAALGVVLVNGHELSKVDWLGVGFAAFAGLLWACYILLSAETGRRFAQLDGLALAMVVSTFITAPLGLVTAGGELLHWHSLAIGLAIAILSSVLPYSLETLALRRMKPVVFGILMSIEPAVGATAGYLVLGQRLAAVQFAGMACVVAASITITRTARTEAPEI, encoded by the coding sequence GTGCGTACAGTGCGGATGCCGCCGACGGCGATGGTGCTGGGCGGCGTGGTTTCCGTGCAGTTCGGTGGAGCTCTGGCCGCCCGGCTGATCGAGGACCTGGGGGCCGCGGGCACCGTTGCGCTGCGACTCGCTCTTGCGGTCCCGATTCTGTTGCTGGTCGCCCGCCCCAACCTGCGCAACCGCAGCAAAGGCGACCTCCTGGCGGTAGTTGCCTTCGGCACCGTGCTCGGCCTGATGAACCTCTCCTTCTACCTCTCTCTGGAGAGACTGCCGCTCGGCGTAGCGGTCACCATCGAGTTCATCGGCCCGCTCGGCCTGGCCGCGGCACTGTCACGCAAGCGGCGGGACCTGATCGCCGTGGCCGGCGCTGCCCTCGGCGTCGTCCTGGTGAACGGTCACGAGTTGTCGAAGGTCGACTGGCTCGGCGTCGGCTTCGCCGCGTTCGCCGGTCTGCTCTGGGCCTGCTACATCCTGCTCAGCGCGGAAACCGGCCGCCGCTTCGCCCAGCTCGACGGTCTCGCACTCGCGATGGTGGTCAGCACCTTCATCACCGCTCCCCTGGGACTCGTCACCGCGGGCGGCGAACTGCTCCACTGGCACTCACTCGCGATCGGCCTGGCGATCGCGATTCTCTCGTCGGTCCTGCCCTACTCGCTCGAGACACTGGCGCTGCGCCGGATGAAGCCGGTGGTCTTCGGGATCCTGATGAGCATCGAGCCCGCGGTGGGCGCGACGGCCGGCTATCTGGTCCTCGGTCAGCGCCTCGCGGCCGTCCAGTTCGCCGGTATGGCCTGCGTGGTCGCCGCCTCGATCACCATCACCCGCACCGCGCGAACCGAGGCCCCGGAGATCTGA
- a CDS encoding MerR family transcriptional regulator: MGGQTPAESGPEAEFTVDQLAAKVGMTVRNVRAYAGRGLIPPPRLAGRTGYYGADHVARLTLVRELLDKGYTLAAVERMMSELPDGALALGVFETLVSPWTPTEPEVITEQQLADRAGIPHNAETIAKLVELGIAERQDDGRLRIPNPDLLRTGLEVIKLGVPLEAIFEMLPKLFSHADAVAKVYVELFRGTVWREFADAGLPADGWPEIQRTLENIIPLAGQALVAAFREAMGREIEVVAYEELGLAPDSLPSTG, from the coding sequence GTGGGAGGACAGACACCGGCCGAGTCGGGCCCAGAAGCGGAGTTCACCGTCGACCAGCTGGCCGCGAAGGTCGGCATGACGGTGCGGAACGTGCGCGCGTACGCCGGCCGCGGCCTGATCCCGCCACCCCGGCTGGCCGGCCGCACCGGGTACTACGGCGCCGACCACGTCGCGCGTCTGACCCTGGTCCGCGAACTGCTCGACAAGGGCTACACGCTGGCGGCGGTCGAGCGGATGATGAGCGAACTGCCCGACGGCGCACTGGCCCTGGGCGTGTTCGAGACGCTGGTCAGCCCCTGGACGCCGACCGAGCCCGAGGTCATCACCGAGCAGCAGCTGGCCGACCGCGCGGGCATCCCGCACAACGCCGAGACGATCGCCAAACTGGTCGAGCTGGGTATCGCCGAGCGCCAGGACGACGGCCGGCTGCGGATCCCGAACCCCGACCTGCTCCGCACCGGCCTCGAGGTGATCAAGCTCGGCGTCCCGCTGGAGGCGATCTTCGAGATGCTGCCCAAGCTGTTCAGCCACGCCGACGCGGTCGCCAAGGTCTACGTCGAGCTGTTCCGCGGCACCGTCTGGCGCGAGTTCGCCGACGCCGGCCTCCCCGCCGACGGCTGGCCCGAGATCCAGCGCACCCTGGAGAACATCATCCCGCTCGCCGGCCAGGCCCTGGTCGCCGCCTTCCGCGAGGCCATGGGCCGCGAGATCGAGGTAGTCGCCTACGAGGAACTGGGCCTCGCCCCCGACTCCCTCCCCTCCACCGGCTGA
- a CDS encoding flavin-containing monooxygenase — translation MTAQSATAQRHRIVVIGTGFAGIGMAVRLKQAGYHDFVVLERAEDVGGTWRDNTYPGCRCDVPSHLYSFSFAPNPEWSRTFSPQPEIEAYLQKVTDGFRVRPHIRFGHAVESAHWQGDHWLVHTSQGDFTAEVVLSGMGPLAEPAVPKLPGIESFEGEVFHSAQWNHDLDLSGRKVAVIGTGASAIQFVPAIQPDVEELHLFQRTPPWVMPRPDRRISAAERRIYRAFPLAQKAARAGVYWTRESTVLAFAKIPALMKLGQRVAERHLQEQVRDPELRAKLTPDFTLGCKRVLLSADYYPALAQPNVEVVTDSIHEVTPTGIVTDDGVKHEVDTIIYGTGFRVTDLPVMDMLHGRDGRTLREAWADGMEAHLGTAVAGFPNFFLLIGPNTGLGHSSMVFMIESQIAYILDALKTMDATGVREVEVRPEVQREFVDRVRSSMRNTIWTRGGCSSWYLDAKGRNTTLWPSFTFRFRQLTKRFDAAQYRTR, via the coding sequence TTGACTGCTCAGTCCGCGACCGCTCAGCGGCACCGGATCGTGGTGATCGGCACCGGGTTCGCCGGGATCGGGATGGCGGTCCGGCTGAAGCAGGCCGGCTACCACGACTTCGTCGTTCTGGAGCGGGCGGAGGACGTCGGCGGGACCTGGCGGGACAACACCTATCCGGGGTGCCGCTGTGACGTCCCGTCGCACCTGTACTCGTTCTCCTTCGCGCCCAACCCGGAGTGGTCGAGGACCTTCTCGCCGCAGCCGGAGATCGAGGCGTACCTGCAGAAGGTGACCGACGGCTTCCGGGTCCGGCCGCACATCCGGTTCGGGCACGCGGTCGAGTCGGCGCACTGGCAGGGCGATCACTGGCTCGTGCACACCAGTCAGGGTGATTTCACCGCCGAGGTGGTGCTGTCCGGGATGGGACCGCTGGCCGAGCCGGCGGTGCCGAAGCTGCCCGGGATCGAGTCGTTCGAGGGAGAGGTCTTCCACTCCGCGCAGTGGAACCATGATCTGGATCTGAGTGGCCGCAAGGTCGCCGTCATCGGCACCGGCGCGTCGGCGATCCAGTTCGTCCCGGCGATCCAGCCCGACGTCGAGGAGTTGCATCTCTTCCAGCGGACGCCGCCGTGGGTCATGCCGCGACCGGACCGCAGGATCAGTGCGGCGGAGCGACGGATCTACCGAGCGTTTCCCCTGGCGCAGAAGGCCGCGCGAGCCGGCGTCTACTGGACCCGTGAGTCGACCGTGCTCGCCTTCGCCAAGATTCCGGCCCTGATGAAACTCGGCCAGCGGGTCGCCGAGCGGCACCTGCAGGAGCAGGTCCGGGATCCTGAACTGCGCGCCAAGCTGACGCCGGACTTCACTCTCGGCTGCAAGCGGGTGCTGCTCTCCGCCGACTACTACCCGGCCCTTGCCCAGCCGAACGTCGAGGTCGTCACCGACTCGATCCACGAGGTCACCCCGACCGGGATCGTCACCGATGACGGGGTGAAGCACGAGGTCGACACGATCATCTACGGCACCGGCTTCCGGGTCACCGACCTGCCGGTGATGGACATGCTGCACGGTCGCGACGGCCGGACGCTGCGGGAGGCGTGGGCCGACGGGATGGAAGCGCACCTGGGCACGGCGGTCGCCGGCTTCCCCAACTTCTTCCTGCTGATCGGGCCGAACACCGGCCTCGGCCACAGCTCGATGGTGTTCATGATCGAGTCCCAGATCGCCTACATCCTGGACGCGCTCAAGACGATGGACGCGACCGGGGTACGAGAGGTGGAGGTCCGGCCGGAGGTGCAGCGCGAGTTCGTCGACCGGGTCCGGTCGTCGATGCGCAACACGATCTGGACCCGCGGCGGCTGCAGCAGTTGGTACCTGGACGCCAAGGGTCGCAACACCACGCTCTGGCCCTCGTTCACCTTCCGCTTCCGGCAGTTGACCAAACGCTTCGACGCCGCGCAGTACCGCACCCGTTGA
- a CDS encoding SDR family NAD(P)-dependent oxidoreductase: MTGRAGLRKRRDWDLRGKKALITGAAGAFGTAAAEQLRARGADVVGLDLQKADDVIECDLSQADQIPGAVDEAIARLGGLDLLINNAGIGVPAPAGEAPDAVARKVIEVNLFAGWGVTAAALPVLRAARGRVIFVSSGLAYVTLPLAASYLVSKRAIDTYADALRIENGRAIDVSVIYPGYVPTPIHDASLARGVDLGLLVPAETVAQVVGTIVEVAGAKRPPRNRASTRSTGVAVAVARHLPSVADRLVRLRTNQQRRQGGLGEWTDRLGKL, from the coding sequence ATGACCGGCCGGGCCGGGCTGCGGAAGCGGCGCGACTGGGACCTGCGAGGCAAGAAGGCGCTGATCACGGGAGCCGCCGGCGCTTTCGGTACGGCGGCTGCCGAGCAACTGCGGGCCCGGGGTGCCGACGTGGTCGGGCTCGATCTGCAGAAGGCAGATGACGTCATCGAATGCGACCTGAGCCAGGCCGACCAGATCCCCGGAGCTGTCGACGAGGCGATCGCGCGGCTCGGCGGGCTGGACCTGCTGATCAACAACGCAGGCATCGGCGTACCGGCACCGGCTGGGGAGGCGCCGGATGCCGTGGCTCGCAAGGTGATCGAGGTGAACCTCTTCGCCGGCTGGGGAGTCACGGCCGCGGCCCTCCCTGTACTGCGGGCCGCCCGCGGGCGGGTGATCTTCGTGTCCTCCGGGCTCGCGTACGTCACGCTGCCGCTGGCGGCGTCGTACCTGGTCTCCAAGCGCGCGATCGACACCTATGCCGACGCGTTGCGGATCGAGAACGGCCGGGCGATCGACGTGAGCGTGATCTACCCCGGCTACGTGCCCACACCGATCCACGACGCTTCGCTGGCCCGTGGCGTCGACCTGGGACTGTTGGTGCCGGCCGAAACGGTGGCGCAGGTTGTTGGGACGATCGTCGAGGTAGCCGGTGCCAAGCGGCCGCCGCGGAACCGGGCCTCCACCCGTTCGACCGGCGTGGCCGTCGCGGTCGCGCGGCACCTGCCGTCGGTGGCCGACAGGCTGGTCAGGTTGCGGACGAACCAGCAGCGCCGTCAGGGTGGTTTGGGCGAGTGGACGGACAGACTGGGGAAGTTATGA
- a CDS encoding TetR/AcrR family transcriptional regulator, with protein sequence MTSTTDGAVPVKRRRDRAARELEILDAAERIFGERGYQGTSMDDVAAEVGVSKPLIYQYYGSKDGLFLACLSRLRAQLLDAVSDAVLGAADPEQAMYAGFLAWFTFLDDHPRAWAVLVDEGMLAAGPAAQAADEVRAEFVALIATMVRLNLPAGRPADEEEIQIVAQTVSGATERLAVWRTRNGGTPSAEKVATTLQQLLWQGLDSLRR encoded by the coding sequence GTGACCTCGACCACGGACGGCGCAGTACCGGTGAAGCGCCGACGGGACCGCGCGGCACGGGAACTGGAGATCCTGGACGCCGCCGAGCGGATCTTCGGCGAACGGGGCTACCAGGGCACCTCGATGGACGACGTCGCAGCAGAGGTGGGCGTCTCCAAACCGCTGATCTACCAGTACTACGGCTCGAAGGACGGCCTGTTCCTCGCCTGCCTGTCCCGGCTCCGCGCGCAACTCCTGGACGCGGTGTCCGACGCGGTCCTCGGCGCCGCCGACCCCGAGCAGGCCATGTACGCCGGTTTCCTTGCCTGGTTCACCTTCCTGGACGATCACCCCCGTGCCTGGGCAGTGCTGGTCGACGAAGGCATGCTGGCAGCCGGCCCGGCCGCACAGGCAGCCGACGAAGTCCGGGCGGAGTTCGTCGCCCTGATCGCCACCATGGTCCGGCTCAACCTGCCCGCCGGCCGCCCGGCGGATGAGGAAGAGATCCAGATCGTGGCCCAGACCGTCTCCGGCGCCACCGAACGGCTGGCCGTCTGGCGCACCCGTAACGGCGGCACCCCGTCCGCCGAGAAGGTCGCCACCACGCTCCAGCAACTCCTCTGGCAAGGCCTGGACTCACTCCGCCGCTGA